The proteins below are encoded in one region of Metallibacterium scheffleri:
- a CDS encoding type IV pilin protein, translating into MTNASREQPPCRAHGFTLIELMIVVVIIAILAAIAIPSYRNHVLRTQRTDGKDLLLRLALAQERYYTANNRYTATFADLAQASSSEHGYYVAQVATARSSLAYTLTAVPQADQVSDACGDLTLDNTGVKAYSGNTGNGPCW; encoded by the coding sequence ATGACCAACGCATCCCGGGAACAGCCGCCGTGCCGCGCGCACGGTTTCACCCTCATCGAGCTGATGATCGTGGTGGTGATCATCGCCATCCTCGCCGCCATCGCCATCCCCAGCTATCGCAACCATGTGCTGCGCACGCAGCGCACCGACGGCAAGGATTTGCTGCTGCGCCTCGCCCTGGCGCAGGAGCGCTACTACACCGCCAACAACCGCTACACCGCGACGTTTGCCGATCTGGCGCAGGCATCCAGTTCCGAGCACGGCTACTACGTGGCGCAGGTCGCCACTGCCCGTTCCAGTCTGGCCTACACCCTGACCGCGGTGCCACAAGCCGATCAGGTCAGTGATGCCTGCGGTGATCTCACCCTCGACAACACCGGCGTCAAGGCCTATTCCGGCAACACCGGCAACGGCCCCTGCTGGTAG
- a CDS encoding ankyrin repeat domain-containing protein — translation MSLQMKRWRSLLALGLMTMIMQTVGCSQVVIGGKSASDVFADPQTLALVNAACAGDIHKIDTLVKQGASVNATGYRDMTVLIWTMECHNHGGAERLLRLGANPNFKMKQSGDMSATWLAAESSDPRWLPMVLAHGGDPNIKAAGGFELALSAAIEQDRMQNVKLLLEHGADVNERYDGSSTAATDAAALAKFDVVEMLLRHGYDYNLQDLANGVDARGVPPGTPVAAARLKVLQMLATKGYRPTPRPKGFVVLPPPPGLSPSSSDSGGGHP, via the coding sequence ATGAGTCTCCAGATGAAACGGTGGCGCTCGTTGCTTGCCCTGGGGTTGATGACGATGATCATGCAGACAGTGGGGTGCAGCCAAGTGGTGATCGGCGGCAAGTCCGCGAGCGACGTATTTGCCGACCCGCAGACCTTGGCACTGGTGAATGCGGCCTGTGCGGGCGACATCCACAAGATCGATACCTTGGTGAAGCAAGGGGCCAGCGTCAACGCGACTGGCTATCGGGATATGACGGTGCTGATCTGGACCATGGAGTGCCACAACCACGGGGGTGCAGAACGGTTGCTGCGGTTAGGCGCCAATCCGAATTTCAAGATGAAACAGAGCGGCGACATGTCGGCGACGTGGCTCGCAGCAGAAAGCAGCGATCCGCGGTGGCTGCCGATGGTGCTGGCCCATGGTGGCGATCCAAATATCAAGGCGGCAGGTGGATTCGAGCTAGCGCTCTCAGCTGCGATCGAACAGGATCGAATGCAAAACGTGAAGCTCCTGCTCGAACATGGCGCAGACGTTAACGAGCGTTACGATGGCAGCAGCACAGCTGCCACGGATGCTGCAGCGCTGGCCAAGTTCGATGTGGTCGAAATGCTCTTGAGGCATGGGTACGACTACAACCTGCAAGATCTTGCAAATGGCGTGGACGCGCGTGGAGTACCGCCTGGCACACCAGTTGCCGCTGCGAGATTGAAGGTTCTGCAGATGCTTGCAACTAAGGGCTATCGGCCCACGCCGCGCCCGAAGGGATTCGTTGTCTTACCTCCTCCGCCGGGTTTGTCCCCGTCATCCTCCGACAGCGGAGGTGGTCACCCATAA
- a CDS encoding lipase family protein, giving the protein MYADKGKQSPLYQNYIIADRGTQGGLWGPDWRNNFEQVFGADSQQYDEAAKVANAVAKLEGTSGVNVVFTGHSLGGGLATLQSAITGLPAYTFNAAGVNAATFARANAQYVQQLPQLVSAYYDNHEILSTLQDDSPVIVPALDAALLYSGLPPLPALQAPSAEGTRIALTPVSSNGTPIPWYEDYNPVEMLAQHSIMSVALALNYRLTQLQGASNGGTGP; this is encoded by the coding sequence GTGTACGCCGACAAGGGCAAGCAGAGCCCGCTGTATCAGAACTACATCATCGCCGACCGCGGCACTCAGGGTGGGCTGTGGGGACCGGACTGGAGGAATAATTTCGAGCAGGTCTTTGGCGCTGATTCGCAGCAGTATGACGAGGCGGCGAAGGTGGCGAATGCTGTTGCAAAGTTGGAAGGCACGAGCGGTGTCAACGTCGTCTTCACGGGCCACTCGCTGGGTGGCGGACTGGCCACGCTGCAGTCCGCCATCACCGGGCTGCCGGCCTACACCTTCAACGCAGCGGGGGTGAATGCAGCGACGTTTGCGCGCGCAAATGCTCAATACGTACAGCAGTTGCCGCAACTGGTCAGTGCCTACTACGACAATCACGAGATTCTGTCCACGTTGCAGGACGACAGTCCGGTGATCGTGCCGGCGCTGGATGCGGCGCTACTATACAGCGGCCTTCCGCCCTTGCCGGCGCTGCAGGCGCCCAGTGCCGAGGGCACGCGCATTGCATTGACGCCGGTGTCCAGCAACGGCACGCCGATTCCCTGGTACGAGGATTACAATCCTGTCGAGATGCTGGCGCAGCACTCGATCATGTCGGTTGCACTCGCGCTCAACTACCGCCTGACGCAGTTGCAAGGCGCCTCGAACGGAGGGACGGGACCATGA
- the purL gene encoding phosphoribosylformylglycinamidine synthase gives MLVLDGPSALSPFRLERLNARLHTISAGTRVRQAWYVFVLDTDAEPDAATLARLREVLEARDTTPAVASLWVTPRLGTVSPWSSKASDILRGCGFAAARVERGVAYALDALPAAAHPAHAAALDVLHDRMTESVLTRIEDAAELFLHGQPGALEHIALAGGAQAALQAANARLGLALATDEIGYLVDSYRTLGRDPTDAELMMFAQANSEHCRHKVFNAHWTLDGEPREETLFGMIRATHAAHPAHTLSAYNDNAAVIAGSRGRRFGVDAQSGVWRAETCEVPYAIKVETHNHPTAIAPWPGAATGAGGEIRDEGAVGRGGKPKVGLTGFSVSHLRIPGLPRPWESERPLSPRYASAFEIMRDGPLGAAAFNNEFGRPCLAGYLRSFEQETGEFGLRRGYDKPIMLAGGIANLAAGHVQKLRLQPGDAVLVLGGPALLIGLGGGAASSMHGGTASAALDYASVQRDNAEMERRCQEVIDACCALGAANPIVAIHDVGAGGLSNALPELLHDSGVGGEIELARVPSADPALSPMQLWCNEAQERYVLGVRPDQLDQLLAICARERCPVAQLGTATAAQQLRVRDSRGGAALDVADMPLPMLLGKAPRMQRDAQRIKPRVDVVPDLSGIGLEEAITRVLRHPSVGSKSFLITIGDRSVGGLCARDPMVGPWQVPVADCALSLIDFEGYAGEAMAVGERTPLALIGGAESARMAIGEALTNLAAAPIGEIGEVRLSANWMAAVDHPGEDARLFDAVAAASTLAQALDISIPVGKDSLSMQTRWDDAELGAQRTVAPVSLVVSAFARVTDVRRALTPQLRLDQGDSDLWLLDLGAGRDRLGESILVQVFNRGGGLAPDVDDPATLRALFAFVQQANAQGLLLAYHDRSDGGLIVTLLEMAFAGHCGFTVQLDGWGEATLRALFNEELGAVLQARRADRERLQALALSHGLDKVLHRIGEPREKLGIKLFLGSETVARGNWTQWLSAWQETSHAMQRLRDNPASADAERAWRIDDVDPGLSPKLGFEPGADIAAPFIASGARPRVAILREQGVNGEVEMAAAFTRAGFEAVDVHMSDLQSGRRTLADFTGFAACGGFSYGDVLGAGRGWAASIRYNAALREQFQSFIADPDHFVLGVCNGCQMLSELKTLIPGAEAWPHFRRNTSEQYEARLVTLEVMDSPSIFLAGMAGSRIPVVVAHGEGRAMWPDGEKPRGACLRYVDNRGKPTESYPLNPNGSPAGLTGFHAADGRVLALMPHPERVFRSVQMSWRPERWTEDSPWLRLFRNARVWLG, from the coding sequence ATGCTTGTTCTTGATGGTCCCAGCGCACTTTCGCCTTTCCGCCTCGAACGCCTCAACGCCCGCCTGCACACGATCAGTGCGGGCACACGCGTGCGTCAGGCCTGGTATGTGTTCGTGCTGGATACCGACGCCGAGCCCGATGCGGCGACACTGGCGCGCCTGCGCGAAGTGCTGGAGGCCCGCGACACCACGCCCGCGGTCGCCAGCCTGTGGGTGACGCCGCGCCTGGGCACGGTCTCGCCGTGGTCATCCAAGGCCAGCGACATCCTGCGCGGCTGCGGCTTCGCGGCGGCGCGCGTCGAGCGCGGCGTGGCGTATGCGCTGGATGCCCTGCCTGCGGCCGCTCACCCGGCCCACGCCGCCGCGCTGGACGTGCTGCACGACCGCATGACCGAGTCGGTGCTGACGCGCATTGAGGATGCGGCGGAGTTGTTCTTGCACGGCCAGCCCGGCGCGCTCGAACACATCGCGCTCGCCGGCGGCGCGCAAGCGGCATTGCAGGCCGCCAATGCACGCCTGGGCCTGGCGCTAGCCACGGATGAAATCGGGTATCTGGTGGATAGCTACCGCACGCTGGGCCGCGACCCCACCGACGCCGAACTGATGATGTTCGCGCAGGCCAACTCGGAACACTGCCGGCACAAGGTATTCAACGCGCACTGGACGCTGGACGGCGAGCCGCGCGAAGAAACCCTGTTCGGCATGATCCGCGCCACCCACGCCGCGCATCCGGCGCACACGCTGTCGGCCTACAACGACAACGCCGCAGTGATCGCCGGCAGTCGCGGGCGCCGCTTCGGCGTGGATGCGCAGTCTGGCGTGTGGCGCGCGGAAACCTGCGAGGTGCCTTACGCGATCAAGGTGGAAACCCACAACCACCCGACCGCGATCGCGCCATGGCCGGGTGCGGCCACTGGCGCCGGCGGCGAAATCCGCGACGAAGGCGCGGTCGGCCGCGGCGGCAAACCCAAGGTCGGCCTGACCGGCTTCAGCGTGTCGCATCTGCGCATTCCCGGCCTGCCGCGCCCATGGGAAAGCGAACGCCCGCTGTCCCCGCGCTACGCCAGCGCCTTCGAGATCATGCGCGACGGTCCGCTGGGCGCGGCCGCGTTCAACAACGAATTCGGCCGTCCATGCCTGGCTGGCTACTTGCGCAGCTTCGAGCAGGAGACCGGCGAATTCGGCCTGCGCCGCGGCTATGACAAACCGATCATGCTCGCCGGCGGCATCGCCAACCTGGCCGCGGGGCATGTGCAAAAGCTCAGGCTGCAGCCCGGCGATGCGGTGCTGGTGCTGGGCGGCCCGGCACTGCTGATCGGCCTCGGCGGCGGCGCGGCGTCATCGATGCACGGCGGCACCGCCAGCGCCGCGCTCGACTATGCCTCGGTGCAACGCGACAACGCCGAGATGGAGCGCCGCTGCCAGGAAGTGATCGACGCCTGCTGCGCGCTGGGCGCGGCCAATCCCATCGTCGCCATCCACGATGTCGGCGCCGGCGGCCTGTCCAATGCGCTACCGGAATTGCTGCACGACTCCGGCGTCGGTGGCGAGATCGAGCTGGCGCGCGTGCCCTCGGCCGATCCTGCACTGAGCCCGATGCAACTGTGGTGCAACGAGGCGCAGGAACGCTACGTGCTGGGCGTACGCCCGGATCAGCTCGACCAGCTTCTGGCGATCTGCGCGCGCGAACGCTGCCCGGTGGCGCAGCTCGGCACCGCCACCGCCGCGCAGCAATTGCGCGTGCGCGACAGCCGCGGCGGCGCCGCGCTGGACGTGGCGGACATGCCGCTGCCAATGCTGCTGGGCAAAGCGCCGCGCATGCAGCGTGACGCGCAGCGCATCAAGCCGCGCGTGGACGTGGTGCCGGATCTGTCCGGCATCGGGCTGGAGGAAGCCATCACGCGCGTGCTGCGGCATCCCAGCGTGGGCAGCAAGTCGTTCCTGATCACCATCGGCGACCGCAGTGTCGGCGGTCTGTGCGCGCGCGATCCGATGGTCGGTCCCTGGCAGGTGCCGGTGGCCGATTGCGCGCTGAGTCTGATCGATTTCGAAGGCTATGCCGGCGAAGCCATGGCCGTGGGCGAACGCACGCCGCTGGCCTTGATCGGCGGCGCCGAATCTGCGCGCATGGCCATCGGCGAGGCGCTGACCAACCTCGCCGCCGCGCCCATCGGCGAGATCGGCGAGGTGCGCCTGTCAGCCAACTGGATGGCGGCGGTCGATCACCCCGGCGAGGACGCGCGCCTGTTCGATGCCGTGGCCGCCGCCAGCACGCTGGCGCAGGCACTGGATATTTCCATCCCGGTGGGCAAGGACTCGCTGTCCATGCAGACGCGCTGGGACGATGCCGAGCTCGGCGCGCAGCGCACCGTGGCGCCGGTATCGCTGGTGGTCAGTGCGTTCGCGCGCGTCACCGACGTGCGCCGCGCGCTGACCCCGCAGTTGCGCCTCGATCAGGGCGACAGCGATCTGTGGCTGCTGGATCTCGGCGCCGGTCGCGACCGCCTCGGCGAGTCGATCCTGGTGCAGGTGTTCAACCGCGGCGGCGGTCTGGCCCCGGATGTGGACGATCCGGCCACGCTGCGCGCGCTGTTCGCCTTCGTGCAACAGGCCAACGCGCAGGGCCTGCTGCTCGCCTATCACGACCGCAGCGACGGCGGCTTGATCGTCACCCTGCTGGAAATGGCCTTCGCCGGCCACTGCGGCTTCACCGTCCAGCTGGATGGCTGGGGCGAGGCCACGCTGCGCGCACTGTTCAACGAGGAACTGGGCGCGGTGCTGCAAGCACGCCGGGCCGACCGCGAACGCCTGCAGGCGCTGGCACTCAGCCACGGCCTGGACAAGGTTCTGCACCGCATCGGCGAGCCGCGCGAGAAGCTGGGCATCAAGCTGTTCCTCGGCAGCGAAACCGTAGCGCGCGGCAACTGGACGCAATGGCTCAGCGCCTGGCAGGAAACCAGCCACGCCATGCAGCGTCTGCGCGACAACCCGGCCAGCGCCGACGCCGAGCGCGCCTGGCGCATCGACGATGTCGATCCGGGCCTGAGCCCGAAGCTCGGCTTCGAGCCGGGCGCGGACATCGCCGCGCCGTTCATCGCCAGCGGCGCACGGCCGCGCGTGGCGATCCTGCGCGAGCAAGGCGTGAATGGCGAGGTCGAGATGGCCGCCGCTTTCACCCGCGCCGGTTTCGAGGCGGTGGATGTGCACATGAGCGACCTCCAGTCCGGGCGCCGTACGCTCGCCGACTTCACGGGCTTCGCCGCCTGCGGTGGATTCTCCTATGGCGACGTCCTCGGCGCCGGCCGCGGCTGGGCCGCGTCGATCCGCTACAACGCGGCATTGCGCGAGCAGTTCCAGAGCTTCATCGCCGACCCCGATCACTTCGTGCTGGGCGTGTGCAACGGTTGCCAGATGCTGTCCGAGCTGAAAACCCTGATCCCCGGCGCCGAGGCCTGGCCGCATTTCCGCCGCAACACGTCCGAACAATACGAAGCGCGCCTGGTCACCCTGGAAGTCATGGATTCACCCTCGATTTTCCTCGCCGGCATGGCCGGCTCGCGCATTCCGGTGGTGGTGGCGCACGGCGAAGGCCGCGCGATGTGGCCCGACGGCGAAAAACCACGTGGCGCCTGTCTGCGCTATGTGGACAACCGCGGCAAGCCCACCGAGTCCTATCCGCTCAACCCCAACGGCTCGCCCGCAGGTCTCACCGGCTTCCACGCCGCCGACGGCCGCGTGCTGGCGCTGATGCCGCACCCCGAGCGCGTGTTCCGCAGCGTGCAGATGAGCTGGCGCCCCGAGCGCTGGACCGAGGACTCGCCCTGGCTGCGCTTGTTCCGCAACGCGCGCGTTTGGCTGGGCTGA
- a CDS encoding PilT/PilU family type 4a pilus ATPase — protein sequence MDIGYFLKLMVDKGASDMFLTTGAPVNIKVEGKLYPLGNTGLPGGMVKKIAYSLMSEGQAPQFERDLELNMAVAVKDVGRFRINVFKQRGEIGMVIRAIKSDIPSIEQLRLPAIFKDIIMEPRGLVLVVGATGSGKSTTLASMIDHRNQGTPGHILTIEDPIEYLHRHKRSIVNQREVGLDTHSYHEALKNAMREAPDVIMIGEIRDQETMDAAIAFSETGHLCLATLHSNNADQTIERILNFFPEGAHKNVLMNLSLNLKAVISQRLVIGKDNRRLPAAEVLINTPHIRDLLRRGQVHEIKPAMERSLHEGMQTFDQSLFKLYRDGRVELEEALNKADSRDGLALRIRLAEGGSAQEADLPVEADDGFGTGY from the coding sequence ATGGACATCGGTTATTTCCTGAAATTGATGGTGGACAAGGGCGCGTCGGACATGTTTCTGACGACCGGCGCGCCGGTGAACATCAAGGTCGAGGGCAAGCTTTATCCGCTCGGCAACACCGGGCTGCCCGGTGGCATGGTGAAGAAGATCGCCTACTCGCTGATGAGCGAAGGCCAGGCGCCACAGTTCGAGCGCGATCTCGAATTGAACATGGCGGTCGCGGTCAAGGATGTCGGGCGTTTCCGCATCAACGTGTTCAAGCAGCGCGGCGAGATCGGCATGGTGATCCGCGCGATCAAGAGCGATATCCCCAGCATCGAGCAACTGCGTCTGCCGGCGATCTTCAAGGACATCATCATGGAGCCGCGCGGCCTGGTGCTGGTCGTCGGCGCCACCGGCTCGGGCAAGTCGACCACGCTGGCCTCGATGATCGATCATCGCAACCAGGGCACCCCGGGGCACATCCTCACCATCGAGGACCCGATCGAATACCTGCACCGGCACAAGCGCTCGATCGTCAACCAGCGCGAGGTGGGGCTGGACACGCACAGCTACCACGAGGCGTTGAAGAACGCCATGCGCGAAGCGCCGGACGTGATCATGATCGGCGAGATCCGCGATCAGGAAACCATGGACGCGGCCATCGCCTTCTCCGAAACCGGGCATCTGTGCCTGGCCACGCTGCACTCCAACAACGCCGACCAGACCATCGAGCGCATCCTCAATTTCTTTCCCGAGGGCGCGCACAAGAATGTGCTGATGAACCTGTCGCTCAACCTCAAGGCGGTGATCAGCCAGCGCCTGGTGATCGGCAAGGACAACCGCCGCCTGCCTGCCGCCGAGGTGCTGATCAACACCCCGCATATCCGCGACCTGTTGCGCCGTGGTCAGGTGCACGAGATCAAGCCGGCCATGGAGCGCAGCCTCCACGAAGGCATGCAGACCTTCGATCAGTCCTTGTTCAAGCTGTATCGCGACGGCCGCGTCGAGCTGGAGGAGGCGCTGAACAAGGCCGATTCGCGCGATGGCCTGGCCCTGCGCATCCGTCTTGCCGAAGGCGGCAGCGCGCAGGAAGCCGATCTGCCTGTCGAAGCCGACGACGGCTTTGGCACCGGGTATTGA
- a CDS encoding DUF4398 domain-containing protein, whose product MRIFHRAALISAVSSLLLLLGGCASTPPPTDAMTQARDMLDAARGAQATIFAPLDLGTAQARYALAQQALAGKHYDRARRYANEAEAAAELARARAELGQLREQIHQRARANAELSSHLLGITPGAATQPMNAAPAPASSATQTYPANASSTGGAP is encoded by the coding sequence ATGAGAATTTTCCACCGCGCGGCACTCATTTCCGCTGTTTCATCCCTGTTGCTGTTGCTCGGTGGCTGCGCCAGCACGCCGCCGCCCACCGACGCCATGACCCAGGCGCGCGACATGCTTGACGCCGCGCGCGGCGCGCAGGCGACGATCTTCGCGCCACTGGACCTGGGTACGGCGCAGGCGCGCTATGCCCTCGCGCAGCAGGCACTGGCCGGCAAGCACTACGACCGCGCGCGGCGCTACGCCAACGAGGCCGAGGCCGCCGCCGAGCTGGCGCGCGCCAGGGCCGAGCTGGGCCAATTGCGCGAGCAGATCCACCAGCGCGCGCGCGCCAACGCCGAATTGTCCAGCCACCTGCTGGGCATCACGCCAGGCGCTGCGACGCAGCCGATGAACGCGGCGCCCGCGCCAGCCAGCAGTGCCACGCAAACCTATCCCGCCAACGCGAGCAGCACGGGGGGTGCGCCATGA
- a CDS encoding OmpA family protein: protein MKRVLLLLALCAASSLALAAPPPPDPVYQNLSAELAQLGRDPVLGHYAQGEQARARDALAQLLAAAGDPTEHAYWAYIAARRVELAQTTAQIDDARAKLVQLQQERDRIRLQAKEQEVARVRQQLAQARLQNAAADEETQRLQAQGQSYAQQAQQAQQEATQAKQMAAMQSKAASLAKREAALAEQAIQAMQGRLDHLTPRQGPQGLQMTLEGDAFAPGQSGLRPQAASHLGTLVQFAQSHAHAPLLVIGYTDDTGSAAANLVLSRQRAQAVAQTLLAQGVRAARIHVEGKGEADPIASNATPEGRARNRRVVVILRGVGG, encoded by the coding sequence ATGAAGCGTGTCCTGTTGCTGCTGGCGTTGTGCGCGGCAAGCAGCCTGGCCTTGGCCGCGCCGCCGCCGCCCGATCCCGTCTACCAGAATCTGTCCGCCGAACTCGCGCAGCTTGGCCGGGATCCAGTGCTGGGCCACTATGCGCAGGGCGAACAGGCGCGCGCACGCGATGCGCTGGCGCAGTTGCTGGCAGCCGCGGGTGACCCGACCGAGCACGCCTACTGGGCCTACATTGCCGCGCGCCGGGTCGAGTTGGCCCAGACCACCGCGCAGATCGATGACGCGCGCGCCAAGCTGGTGCAGTTGCAGCAGGAGCGCGATCGCATCCGGCTGCAAGCCAAGGAGCAGGAAGTCGCGCGCGTGCGCCAGCAACTGGCGCAGGCGCGCCTGCAAAATGCCGCCGCCGACGAGGAAACCCAGCGTCTGCAGGCGCAGGGTCAGAGCTACGCCCAGCAGGCCCAGCAGGCGCAGCAGGAAGCCACCCAGGCCAAGCAGATGGCCGCGATGCAAAGCAAGGCCGCGAGCCTGGCCAAGCGTGAGGCGGCGCTGGCCGAGCAGGCGATCCAGGCCATGCAGGGCCGGCTCGATCACCTGACCCCGCGGCAAGGTCCGCAAGGGCTGCAAATGACCCTCGAAGGCGATGCGTTCGCGCCCGGGCAGTCCGGCCTCAGGCCGCAGGCGGCCAGCCATCTCGGTACCCTGGTGCAGTTCGCGCAGTCACACGCGCATGCGCCACTGCTGGTGATCGGCTACACCGACGACACCGGCAGCGCCGCCGCCAACCTGGTGCTGTCGCGGCAGCGCGCTCAGGCCGTGGCGCAGACGCTGCTGGCGCAGGGCGTGCGCGCCGCGCGCATCCATGTCGAGGGCAAGGGCGAGGCCGATCCGATCGCTTCCAACGCCACCCCCGAGGGACGCGCGCGCAACCGCCGCGTGGTGGTGATCCTGCGCGGCGTCGGCGGCTGA
- a CDS encoding DUF6229 family protein: protein MDTISQDKDLIAKWRNDGSSGNPAGPLFSSGEFAEADIASESGLMFTQCGTNCTYSLKAFCC from the coding sequence ATGGATACTATTTCTCAAGACAAAGATCTTATAGCGAAGTGGCGAAATGATGGGAGTAGTGGCAACCCTGCCGGTCCTCTGTTTAGCAGTGGGGAGTTCGCCGAAGCTGATATAGCATCGGAGAGCGGACTCATGTTTACGCAATGCGGCACAAATTGCACATATTCTCTCAAAGCTTTTTGTTGCTGA
- a CDS encoding DUF4135 domain-containing protein, with protein MQVRQLSHRERDAILLATRESLLESLHGKLCRVLVLELHAARVEGRLSGQDSSARWAHFLALSSQRSFWDALSDQYPSLLSRVDSITRNRCGASLIFAQYLAIDRAKLATLCGGDPGELQAVSFGAGDTHRSGQAVALLKCQSGRLVYKPRSAAVDAALAQFIAEILDVFNGTSTIRVPRVWSHDNHSWAEFIDHRHALGNDELRAFYRGIGHWLAIMRLLGGSDLHAENLIAHGGSPVIVDCETLFTPMLPTVATGFGMAIDYASELVRSSVLSIGLLPGRGMGLGWRGVDSSAVGALPGEQPKLMQLGLFEAGTDRVRVDYTWVDAKVSQNHPSLEPDLSHYWPEVLESFDAMTETLSALDAKGTLQRLLRIFSDCPIRVVARSTEVYAEVARMLWHPVSLHREEVAIHHAYDLLEKMAANVPLAPIIRQ; from the coding sequence ATGCAAGTTCGACAACTATCTCACCGCGAACGAGACGCGATCCTGCTTGCGACGCGAGAGTCTCTGCTTGAAAGTCTACATGGAAAGCTGTGCCGTGTGCTAGTTCTGGAACTGCACGCAGCTCGCGTAGAAGGGCGGCTATCAGGTCAAGATAGTTCGGCTCGCTGGGCCCACTTTCTTGCATTGTCGTCACAGCGAAGCTTCTGGGACGCTTTAAGTGATCAATACCCATCACTACTTTCGCGCGTCGACAGCATTACGCGAAACCGGTGCGGGGCATCGCTTATCTTTGCTCAATATTTGGCTATCGATCGCGCGAAACTGGCCACGCTATGTGGTGGCGATCCTGGTGAATTGCAGGCTGTAAGTTTTGGTGCTGGTGATACTCATCGCAGCGGCCAAGCTGTCGCACTGCTAAAATGTCAGTCTGGTCGGCTCGTCTATAAGCCTCGCTCGGCCGCTGTTGATGCGGCTCTTGCACAATTCATCGCCGAGATCCTAGATGTGTTCAATGGCACATCAACTATCCGAGTACCAAGAGTTTGGTCGCATGACAACCATAGCTGGGCTGAATTCATCGATCATCGTCACGCTCTCGGAAATGACGAGCTTCGAGCATTCTATCGAGGTATTGGACACTGGCTAGCAATTATGCGACTACTCGGTGGGAGCGATCTGCATGCAGAGAACCTGATCGCTCATGGCGGCAGTCCCGTTATTGTCGATTGCGAAACTTTATTTACTCCGATGTTACCTACCGTTGCAACAGGATTTGGGATGGCTATTGATTATGCATCTGAGCTTGTCCGTAGCTCCGTTCTTAGTATTGGGTTATTGCCTGGAAGGGGTATGGGACTCGGTTGGCGTGGAGTAGATTCATCAGCAGTTGGAGCTTTACCAGGTGAACAACCAAAGTTAATGCAACTTGGGCTTTTTGAAGCTGGAACTGATCGGGTTCGCGTCGATTATACTTGGGTCGATGCTAAGGTTTCTCAAAACCATCCAAGCTTGGAACCCGATCTCTCGCACTATTGGCCAGAGGTTCTGGAATCATTTGATGCTATGACAGAGACTTTGAGTGCTCTTGATGCAAAAGGCACCTTGCAACGTCTTTTGAGAATTTTTTCTGATTGTCCGATTCGTGTAGTAGCGAGGTCCACTGAAGTATACGCAGAGGTCGCGCGCATGCTGTGGCATCCTGTGTCACTACACAGAGAGGAAGTGGCTATTCATCATGCCTATGATTTATTGGAAAAAATGGCCGCCAATGTGCCCCTTGCCCCAATAATCAGGCAGTGA